Within the Solibacillus silvestris genome, the region AACGTGGAAATCTTCGCCAAATAACGGCGTCTCAACATATAGCGCAAGACTAAAAATGAAATAATTAACAGAAGGCTGATCGCTATCGCATAAATGGCGGTCGTGACACTGCGAAATCCATCTAGCCAAAACAAAGAAAGTAAAAATAATGTTAAGACGATTTGAAAAATCAGGTAGGAAAGATGCTCCTTCACAAATAATTTGACCGCCATTACATTTCCTCCGAGCTCAATAAAAAGCGATACCCTGCTCCGCGCACTGTTTCAATAACAGATGAAATGCCATAATCGGCCAGCTTCTTTCGAACACGAGTCATATTTACATTTAACGTGTTTTCATCAACAAATGCCTGATCATCCCACAATTCCTCCAACAGCTGTTCACGTGATACGACTTTTGGCGCTTGTCCCATTAATAATCCTAAAATGACACATTCCTTCTTTTGAAGCGGAACGACGAGCTCCTTCAATTGAAGTTCCATCCGTTCCAAATACAATGTTAGCTGTCCTTGTACAATTTTCCGCTCTTCCTGTCTTGCAGAATATTCTCCATATGTACGACGCAAATGGCTGCGAATTTTAGCAAGTACAATTTCATAGTTAAACGGCTTCGTAATAAAGTCATCTCCGCCGTTTTCCAATGCAAATATTTGATCCATTTCACCCGAGCGAGCCGAAATAAATAAAATCGGACATTTCGTAAATTGTCTCAACTCACGGCACCAATAGTACCCATCATAGGAAGGTAAATTAATATCCAGTAAAATTATATGAGGCGAAAACGCTAAGCATTGTTCCATTAATGAATCAAAGTCTTTAATCGTTTCGACTTCGTATTGGTATTTTCTCAATGTGTCTGCGAGTAGTGCAGCTATTTTAGGATCATCCTCAACGATGAAAATTCGATGTTTTTCCATCTGAATGACCTCCTTTTCAATAGGTTTTAAAACTAAATTATCCCTACATAAGTTATTTGTTCATATTGTTCCATTGTATCAAAAAAAGGGGGCTCCCGAAAACAGGAGCCTCCCTTTTCATACTCTCTATTACGTTCATGATGATTGACAGCAGCTGCTAGTAAATTAGATGAAGGAAATCCTCTTCCGTGATCCCGCCAAAGTATACCGGGATTTCAATATCTTTCAGCTTTTCTGCAATTGCGGCACGGTCATATTTCGTCCCGACCAATAATTGCGCGACCTCATCTACATCACCGACACCAAAGAAATCACCGAAAATTTTCGCCTCTTCAATAACACCTTTATTCACTTCTAAACGAATATCCAGGCTTCCTGAAGGGTAACGCTTCGTTTTTTGAATGTTAAAGCGCGGTGATTTTCCGTAATTCCACTCCCATAACTGGTAACGGTTTTTTGAAATTTCATGGATGTTTTCCCAATCTTCTTCGGTAAGCTCGTAATATTGAATATTTTCCTCGCCACCGAAAATAGATTTTAAAATTTCCATACGGAACTCTTCTACTGTAATTTTTTCTGGAAGGAAATCAATGATGTTCGCAACACGCGAGCGAACTGATTTAATTCCTTTTGATTCGATCTTGTCCTGTTTTACTTTAAGTGAGTTCACGACAGCATCAATATCCAGATTGAACATTAGTGTCCCATGACTGAACATGCGGCCGCGCGTTGAATATTGGGCATTGCCCGAAACCTTTTTCCCTTCAGCCAAAATATCATTACGGCCTGAAAGCTCTGAATTAACCCCCAGTTTTGCAAGTGCATCAACAACAGGCTGGGTGAATTTTTTATAGTTGCTGAAGCTGTTGCCGTCATCCTTTGTCAGGAAGCTGAAATTCAGATTGTTCAAATCATGGTAAACTGCACCACCGCCGGAAAGGCGACGTACGACAAGGATTCCATTTTCTTCAACGTAATCTGTGTTGATTTCTTCGATCGTGTTTTGATTTTTTCCGATGATAATCGAAGGCTGATTAATATAAAACAGTAAAAAATCATCCTTTTCGATATCCATGTTTTTCAGTATATACTCTTCTATTGCCAGGTTAATACGCGGATCTGTAATTCCTTTATTATCGATAAAATACAAGAGGCTCACTCCTTCAAAAATCGTCCATTTATATTTTAACTTAAATTAGGCATTTTGTGTTGACGAATTAAATCTGTTATAATACAATACAATATATAAACAGAAGTAGTATAACAGAAACTTAAAGGAGGCATGCACAATGTTAGAAAACGTAGTGGAATTTTTCAAGAATTTACCTGATAAAATTTGCGTTCAATGCGGTGATAAAATCGAAGAACAAAGCGAGTGCTACAGCAACAATTGTGATAAATGTAACTCTCTTTAATTCTTTACACGCTGTTTAATTCGTATTACTGACAACCTTCATCTTAGGACTAGGATGAACCTATAATAGCTTACATTTTTATTGTAAACCCCGCTCAATGTTTACAATAAAAAATACGATTCGCTAAATAGCGAATCGTTTTTTTATGGATACAACTATAAAGATTAAGCTTCCTGTACTTTTGAATAACCGCATCTGTATAGAAGCACAAAGAACGCGAACGAGATTGCTCAATGGCCGTGGTTTTTTCTGTATAAAAAAAGCATGGATTCAGGGGGAAAACCCGGATCCATGCTTTTTCATTTTATAGTTCTGTATGTTGTTTTGAATAACGTTTTTTATAAAGCAATGCAAAGTAACCGAACGTGATTGCTAAGCATGAAATCATAAACGCACCTAAAATCGACCAGTTGAACATTAGGAATGATGTATCACCAGTTGAAATGGCTGCTTTGAAGCCTTGTACAGAGAATGTCATCGGTAAAATTTTATTGAAGAAATGCAATTGCTCTGGTACTAGCTCAATCGGGAATGTCCCTGCACTTGTTGTTAATTGAAGAATCAACACGACGATGGCAATAAATCGTCCTGGATCACCAAACACAGACACAAGCAATTGAACCATAGCTAAAAATGTAAAGCTAGTTATAATTGTTGTCAGAATGAACTGCGGCATATTATTTACCTCAAGTCCAAGCCCCCAAACGACAATTGCAATCGTTATAAATGATTGCACCAATCCAACACCGATTAATACAGTTACTTTACTTACAAACCAGCTTGCACTGTTTTTCGGGATAACGGCTGGTTCAACAAATGGGAATACAATCGAAATTAATAATGCCCCAACGAATAATCCTAAAGAAATAAAGTATGGTGCAAAACCTGTACCATAATTCGGTACATGGTTTACTGAATCTTTTTCGACTTCCACTGGAGAACCGACCATATTGTACGTATCTTCAGTCGGATTTACAGCGGCTTTTTCGCCAGCTTCCGTCAACTTTTCAGATAAAGTTGTCGTACCATCCTTCAACTCTTTCGTACCATCCGCTAAAGTAGTAGAACCTTGTGCTAACTCACCTGACTTTTCTGCCAACAAGCTCGTACCGTCATATAATTTATTCGAACCATCCACTAATGTGTTCAAACCTTGTGCTAATGTGTTGGCGCCAGTTGCCGCACTTGATGCACCTGCCGTTAGTTCATTTAGCTTTCCGGCGATTGTCGTATTGCCTTGTGCTAATGAATTGGCACCCTCTATTAGCTGTGCTGAATTTTGCTGCAATTGTGCAACACCTGAAGTTACTTGTTGTTGCCCTGCATTTAATTTACTTGCACCTTCACTGATTGCCGCGATTTTATCGTCCAATCCATTTGTTCCTGCATGCAGCTGACTTAAACCGCCACTTACTTGTTTACTGCCTTCTTGCAGCTGCCCTAGTGCGGCTTTTAAAGCTGCTTGATTTTCTTCAGGCAGCATAGGTAAAATCGCTTCCAGTTGGCTTGCCAACTGATCCATACCGCCGGCTACATTAGCTGAACCATCTGCCAGCGCTTTTACTTTGTCATCGATATTCGCTGTACCTTGTGTTAATAATTTCAGGTTTTCAGCTAAGCTCGCCTGACCGGATGTAAGGTCCTTTTGTCCGTTTGCTACTTGTGCAACACCATCAGTATAGCTTTCAATACCTTGCTGCAATTTATTGGCGCCATCTGCTGCAGATTTTGCTCCTGTTTCAAGTTGGCCGCTGCCATCCGCAATTTTTGCTACACCTGCCGCCAGATCACCAGCACCTTTTGCAGCATTTTTAGCACCGGCAACTAAAGTGTCAGTACCATCGGATAATTTAACAGAGCTTGATGCCAATTGTTCTAAATAGCCTTTCAACTCATCAGCGCCATCCGCCAACTTCGCGGCACCTTTATCTAGCTCCCCTGCTCCATCTGCCGCCTCGGCAAAACCGTCACCAAGTTGTGTAATGGAATCAAATAATTTTTCGGCATATGTTGCTGAAACCTGTGTATTTACTTCTGCTTTAATGCGATCCATTGCAGTTTCACCAATTTGTGCGCCTAAAAAGTTGAAGCCTTCATTTGGAATATAATCAATAACCAACTTTTGTGGTTCGTCATCTAATAATGTAGTAGCATGTTCAGAGAAGTTTTCCGGAATTTTAATTAAGATATAATATTTTTGATCCTTTAATTTTTGGTCCGCTTCCTTTGCATCAACTTCCTCAAACCGGAATTGCTCGCTATCTATCAGCTTATCGACCAATGTTTGACCGAGCTCCATTGTTTCCTCATCCATCACAGCACCTTTGTCTTCATTGACAACGGCAACCGGCAAGTCCTTTAAATTGGCATATGGATCCCAAAATGCCCATAAAAACATCCCGCTGTACATAACAGGAACAAATAGAACGGCAATAACTGAAATAAGCATTTTCTTTGTTTTAAAAATCTTCAGCCATTCTGCTTTTATCACACTAATTTCCTCCTTATAAAACTATATGACCAATATCGTCATTCGGTCATTTCATGGTAAAAAGAAACCACTTCACCAGGAAGTGACTACTACTTTTTCTTTGCCAAACCACGGAAAATGGTTTCGCTGAATAATGTCAGAATTTCTTGTTCATTGAGTGGTTCATTATGTGTCAACTGCCAGTCTACAATAAAAGCCAAATACGATTTAAACAATAAAAAGGCTACATGCTCAGGATTACAGTCAATGACCTCACCCTTTGCAATACCGTTACGAATGCGCATCGAGACGTATGAAATGATTTCCGACTCGATTTTCAACAGCATTTGCTGTACTTCAGGAGTGCCCAGTGCTCTTTCCTCATCTATTAGTTTGGCAAACAGTAAATGACGTTCACGGAACTGCAGCATTTTCATTAATGCTGTATGGGCATTTTGCATAAAGCTCGCACTTACATCGATTAGCTGATCTGTTTCGCGTTTCATTTCACCGATTAAATGGAATACTACTTCCTGAAACAGCTCTTCTTTATTTTTAAAAAAAGTATAAATAGTCCCTTTTCCTACATTTGCAATTTTTGCAACTTGTTCAATCGTTGTTGCTTTATAGCCAAATAATGTAAAGGATTTTGTTGCAGCTATTAAAATTTCATGTCGACGATCCATAAATCCACCTCCTCAAAAAAGTGACCAAAAGACCACTTCGGTCATCCAGTCACTATTATACACCGTTCTTCTCATATTGCAATATTTAATGGTTATGATCTTCTTCTTTATTTTCTTTGTCATCTTCCATCGAATTAGAGCTTGTATCTTCCAGCACTTTGCTCATATCAGGGTTGCCGACGATCAGTTCCTGCTTTGGCATCACGTGCATTCCGCGCGCCGTCGTATGGGCAAACATATAATATACGCCATCATGGTCAAATGTATAGTCAGCGACATAAATCCCGTCTTCAGTCAGTTCCCCGTCCAGCATCTCCCCTTC harbors:
- a CDS encoding DNA-binding response regulator; its protein translation is MEKHRIFIVEDDPKIAALLADTLRKYQYEVETIKDFDSLMEQCLAFSPHIILLDINLPSYDGYYWCRELRQFTKCPILFISARSGEMDQIFALENGGDDFITKPFNYEIVLAKIRSHLRRTYGEYSARQEERKIVQGQLTLYLERMELQLKELVVPLQKKECVILGLLMGQAPKVVSREQLLEELWDDQAFVDENTLNVNMTRVRKKLADYGISSVIETVRGAGYRFLLSSEEM
- a CDS encoding lipoate--protein ligase; translated protein: MYFIDNKGITDPRINLAIEEYILKNMDIEKDDFLLFYINQPSIIIGKNQNTIEEINTDYVEENGILVVRRLSGGGAVYHDLNNLNFSFLTKDDGNSFSNYKKFTQPVVDALAKLGVNSELSGRNDILAEGKKVSGNAQYSTRGRMFSHGTLMFNLDIDAVVNSLKVKQDKIESKGIKSVRSRVANIIDFLPEKITVEEFRMEILKSIFGGEENIQYYELTEEDWENIHEISKNRYQLWEWNYGKSPRFNIQKTKRYPSGSLDIRLEVNKGVIEEAKIFGDFFGVGDVDEVAQLLVGTKYDRAAIAEKLKDIEIPVYFGGITEEDFLHLIY
- a CDS encoding TetR family transcriptional regulator: MDRRHEILIAATKSFTLFGYKATTIEQVAKIANVGKGTIYTFFKNKEELFQEVVFHLIGEMKRETDQLIDVSASFMQNAHTALMKMLQFRERHLLFAKLIDEERALGTPEVQQMLLKIESEIISYVSMRIRNGIAKGEVIDCNPEHVAFLLFKSYLAFIVDWQLTHNEPLNEQEILTLFSETIFRGLAKKK